Genomic window (Lujinxingia vulgaris):
TCTTTGAGGTCACCGAGCGCGTCGACCTGCCGAAGGTGGACTGAGGCGCCGGGAGCTCAGGTGTTGCTTCAGGGGTTTTGTATAATGAAATCAGGGGGTTAGCGCGATCGTTTGAGGCGGCGTTTGACGCGGTCGAGGATCACGTTGAGCTCGGGCGGGGAGAGGAGCCAGGCGCTTAAACCCAGCGCGGCGAAAAAGGCCGTGCCCATGGTGGCGAGCATCGCGGCCAGGCCCCCGAAGGAAAGATCGGCGGCCGGAGTGTCCCAGAGGCGAAAGACCCCGTAGGCGGCTGCGGCTGCCCACGCGCCGTGCAGCGCGCCGCGCAGTGTGCCGCGCACAATCGGGCCCAGGGGAAGATGCCCCACCTTCCAGCGGTAGTAGCCGATGGTCACAAGGGCGTTGAGGGTCATCCCGGCGCTGGTCGCCATCGCCAGGCCGCGCACGCCGAAGGCCTCGCCGAAGATCGCATAGAGGGGCGCGGCCAGGGCCACGGTGACCGTGCCCAGGATCATGGGGGTGAGCGTGTTTTTGCGCGCGTAGTAGCCGCGTACCGCCAGGGTCTGCACCGCCCAGGCCCACAGCCCGCAGGCAAAGACCACCAGCAGGCCGGCCATCGTGTCGGCGTCGGAGGCCGAGAACTGCCCGTGGCGGAAGATCGCGTGCACCAGGGGGTAACTCGCCACGATGAGCCCGGCCGCGCCGACCATCGCCAGAAAACCCACCCGCTGCAGGCTGCGCGAGAGCATCTGCCCCATCTCTTCTTCTTCGCCCTGGTGGAAAAGACGCGTGAGGAAGGGCAGTGCGGCCTGGCCGGCGGCCTGACCGATGATAGCGAAGATCACCATCATCAGCTTACGCGCGTTGGCCAGCCAGGTGATGGCCCCGTCGCCCTGCAGGGAGCCAAAATACTTGAGGAACCACTCGTCGACGGTCACGAGACTCACGCCCACCATCAGCGGGAGCGTCAGCAGCAAGAATGCGCGAAAGTCGGGGTCGAAGGGGGCAAAACGGGCCTTAAACTTCACCTCGTTTCGGGCGGCCCACATCGGTACGGCCAGCGGTCCGAGCTGGGCGCCGATGACCACGCCGATGGCAAAGCCCTTGATGCCAAACCAGGGGTCGAGCAGCACCCCGCCGCCGATGATGCAGAGGTTGTAGATCAATGGCGAGATGGCGCTGGGCCAGAAGATCTCGCGCACAAAGAGCGATCCCTGGATCAGCCCGCCGATATAAAAGGCCATCGGCGCGAGCAGCACGATGCGGGTCATGCTGACGGCAAGATCGAGCTGCTGCGGATCGTTGAACCCCGGGTTGAGCAGGGGAACAATCTGCGGGGCGAACACGTAGCCGATGGCGATGAAGACGGCCAGCACCGAGCCCATGGTCGTGGCGATGGTGGAGAAGAGTCGCCAGGCGCCCTCCTCGTCATCGGAGGCGACATAGGCGGA
Coding sequences:
- the murJ gene encoding murein biosynthesis integral membrane protein MurJ yields the protein MSSETSEKPQKPARSIGRRMGIAALILAVSTFLSRILGFLREAVIVYTHGASATTDAYQAAFTMPDMMNYVLAGGTLSITFIPLFSAYVASDDEEGAWRLFSTIATTMGSVLAVFIAIGYVFAPQIVPLLNPGFNDPQQLDLAVSMTRIVLLAPMAFYIGGLIQGSLFVREIFWPSAISPLIYNLCIIGGGVLLDPWFGIKGFAIGVVIGAQLGPLAVPMWAARNEVKFKARFAPFDPDFRAFLLLTLPLMVGVSLVTVDEWFLKYFGSLQGDGAITWLANARKLMMVIFAIIGQAAGQAALPFLTRLFHQGEEEEMGQMLSRSLQRVGFLAMVGAAGLIVASYPLVHAIFRHGQFSASDADTMAGLLVVFACGLWAWAVQTLAVRGYYARKNTLTPMILGTVTVALAAPLYAIFGEAFGVRGLAMATSAGMTLNALVTIGYYRWKVGHLPLGPIVRGTLRGALHGAWAAAAAYGVFRLWDTPAADLSFGGLAAMLATMGTAFFAALGLSAWLLSPPELNVILDRVKRRLKRSR